In Methylomonas sp. MK1, the following are encoded in one genomic region:
- the mmoY gene encoding aromatic/alkene monooxygenase hydroxylase subunit beta encodes MTIEVNGGRRGLTDPEIAAVIMAAVPDKPLETQRKMNYFMKPRGKRINEYEVLCCYSQPTPDWIPGGLDWGDWTQKFHGGRPSWSNESTEMRSSDWLAHRDPAFRWHALYVKDKAEEWRYTDRFLKAYSADGHVRSIDPVWRDEVLGDYLGAFGFYEYGLFNSHSSVVRDCLGDTLRMSSAMIGLDKVDNAQMIQAERTFLSKLVPGFPESTDIPKQEWTKGAIFKGARELVQDIWQATYDWNEILFSGHMICDPIFGQFVRREFFMRLSSYYGDNLTPFFINQMQLYFSQTKGITTDMFHTCLGADVEFGDYNNRLMRAWANKWLPRTVNALKDFMAIYATIPEIKGVSDKAAIEAALVRVFADWKRDFADPINYKVDTAALVKTVLSGLK; translated from the coding sequence ATGACTATAGAAGTGAATGGCGGCAGACGTGGCCTGACCGACCCGGAAATTGCCGCAGTAATCATGGCCGCCGTGCCGGATAAACCGTTGGAAACACAACGGAAAATGAATTATTTCATGAAGCCGCGCGGTAAGCGGATCAATGAATACGAAGTGTTGTGTTGCTATAGCCAGCCGACCCCGGACTGGATTCCCGGCGGCTTGGATTGGGGTGACTGGACCCAAAAATTCCATGGCGGCCGTCCATCCTGGAGTAACGAATCCACCGAAATGCGCAGCTCGGATTGGCTGGCGCACCGCGACCCAGCCTTCCGTTGGCATGCGCTGTATGTCAAGGATAAAGCCGAAGAGTGGCGTTATACCGACCGCTTCCTGAAAGCCTATTCCGCCGACGGCCATGTGCGTTCGATCGATCCGGTCTGGCGCGACGAAGTATTGGGCGACTATCTGGGCGCATTCGGTTTTTACGAGTATGGCTTGTTCAATTCGCATTCCTCCGTGGTGCGCGATTGCCTGGGTGACACCTTACGGATGAGTAGCGCCATGATTGGCTTGGACAAGGTCGACAACGCGCAAATGATTCAGGCGGAAAGAACCTTTTTGTCTAAATTGGTGCCGGGCTTCCCTGAGTCTACTGATATACCCAAACAGGAATGGACTAAAGGGGCGATTTTCAAAGGCGCGAGGGAACTGGTCCAGGATATTTGGCAAGCGACTTATGACTGGAATGAAATCTTGTTCTCGGGTCATATGATTTGCGATCCGATCTTCGGTCAATTTGTACGCAGAGAGTTCTTTATGCGTTTGTCGTCTTATTACGGCGACAATTTGACCCCGTTCTTTATCAATCAAATGCAGTTGTATTTCTCGCAAACCAAAGGCATTACCACCGACATGTTCCATACCTGTCTGGGGGCCGATGTGGAATTCGGCGATTACAACAACCGTTTGATGCGGGCTTGGGCCAATAAGTGGCTACCCAGAACCGTCAACGCACTGAAAGATTTCATGGCTATTTACGCCACCATTCCAGAAATCAAAGGTGTCAGCGACAAAGCTGCCATTGAAGCGGCGCTGGTTAGGGTATTTGCCGATTGGAAACGCGATTTCGCCGATCCGATCAACTACAAAGTGGATACCGCCGCCCTCGTCAAAACCGTATTAAGCGGACTTAAATAA
- the mmoB gene encoding methane monooxygenase regulator MmoB: MSKSSNAYNAGIMQKTGKAFADEYFAEDNQVVHESHEVVLVLKKSDELNTVVEEILQGSHKADNPTLVVEDRAGFWWLKATGKIEIDCIEVSELLGKHYSVYDLLVDVSSTIGRAYTLGETFTITSELMGLDVKLKDLAAA, encoded by the coding sequence ATGTCTAAAAGTTCAAATGCTTACAACGCAGGCATTATGCAAAAAACCGGCAAAGCCTTTGCCGACGAGTACTTTGCCGAAGATAATCAGGTCGTGCATGAAAGCCACGAAGTGGTGCTGGTCTTGAAGAAATCCGATGAACTCAACACCGTGGTGGAAGAAATTCTGCAAGGTTCGCACAAGGCGGACAACCCGACACTGGTAGTAGAAGATCGCGCCGGTTTTTGGTGGCTGAAAGCGACCGGTAAAATCGAGATCGACTGCATCGAAGTCTCAGAGTTGCTCGGCAAACATTACAGCGTTTACGACCTGTTGGTGGATGTTTCCTCCACTATCGGCCGCGCCTACACGCTGGGCGAAACCTTTACCATCACCTCCGAATTGATGGGTCTTGACGTTAAACTGAAAGACTTGGCAGCGGCATAG
- the mmoZ gene encoding aromatic/alkene monooxygenase hydroxylase subunit gamma: MANIHDNPTRNAWMAKIATLDTLAKAHAFITDFRAKHMSPFKTDWSLELDGLWIELKIEEKLALLKHKEFNDTQLLNNCTCGANAQQVANEVIGKMDACEDMYEAERIHINFRLACKPPVMPVNVFLDTDRQLGTKLMELRNTDYYALPLEELRKKRGVKVVTLQ, from the coding sequence ATGGCAAATATTCATGACAATCCGACCCGTAACGCCTGGATGGCAAAGATCGCCACATTGGATACCCTGGCAAAAGCGCACGCTTTCATTACCGACTTCCGTGCCAAGCATATGAGTCCGTTCAAAACCGACTGGTCGTTGGAATTGGATGGGCTGTGGATCGAGCTGAAAATTGAAGAGAAGCTGGCGCTATTGAAGCACAAGGAATTCAATGACACTCAACTGCTCAACAACTGCACCTGCGGCGCGAATGCCCAGCAAGTCGCCAACGAAGTGATCGGCAAAATGGACGCCTGTGAGGACATGTACGAAGCGGAGCGCATTCATATCAACTTCAGACTGGCCTGCAAGCCGCCTGTGATGCCGGTCAATGTGTTTTTAGACACTGATAGGCAACTGGGTACGAAGTTGATGGAACTGCGCAACACCGACTACTACGCCTTGCCGTTAGAGGAATTGCGTAAGAAACGAGGCGTGAAAGTGGTTACCTTACAGTAA
- the mmoD gene encoding soluble methane monooxygenase-binding protein MmoD, giving the protein MDFFSNFKSAVTPAFPSEADNLTKLYDIEPYAAFCEDLEFMWRWTIYRDQKLVQEGCSLTLDASRRAVDHVLAFFSVSAKSQCLGE; this is encoded by the coding sequence ATGGATTTTTTCTCAAATTTTAAGTCGGCGGTTACGCCCGCTTTTCCGAGTGAAGCCGACAATCTCACCAAGCTATACGACATCGAGCCCTACGCTGCATTCTGCGAAGATCTAGAGTTTATGTGGCGTTGGACCATCTATCGCGACCAAAAACTGGTGCAGGAAGGGTGTTCGCTAACCCTGGACGCATCGAGACGCGCGGTTGACCACGTATTGGCGTTTTTCAGCGTGTCGGCCAAAAGCCAATGCCTTGGAGAATGA
- the mmoC gene encoding aromatic/alkene monooxygenase hydroxylase FAD-binding subunit MmoC has product MSAHQIKIITQDGESVSFECYEDEDVITAAVRQDIYLMSSCREGGCATCKGFCAEGDYVLGKCSSQALPYEEEEAGEVLLCRCYPSSDLEVEVPYTYDRISFSPEGLTFVAEVVELSQISINVMKLLLRRTGDDKTIKFDSGQFFDLEIPDTTVTRSYSPANTANKTGDLEFLIRIVDGGKFSEYLKNDAKLGQRLNVKGPSGIFGLKENGFTPRYFVAGGTGLAPILSMVRRMQEWEEPQKCVIYFGVNTEAEIFHLDELNQLAAQMPTLELRNCVWKCSDDWHCEKGSVVDILRRDLSDTGAKPDLYLCGPPGMVDATFAVCAEMGIPKERIYLEKFLPSGSP; this is encoded by the coding sequence ATGAGCGCCCATCAAATTAAAATCATTACTCAAGACGGAGAATCCGTAAGCTTCGAATGTTACGAAGACGAGGATGTCATCACTGCGGCGGTACGGCAGGATATTTACCTGATGTCGTCGTGCCGCGAGGGCGGTTGCGCGACCTGCAAAGGATTTTGCGCGGAAGGCGATTATGTCTTGGGTAAATGCAGTTCGCAGGCCTTGCCGTATGAAGAGGAAGAGGCCGGCGAAGTATTGTTATGCCGCTGCTACCCCTCAAGCGATTTAGAAGTTGAAGTGCCTTATACCTATGACAGAATTTCATTCTCTCCGGAAGGCTTGACGTTTGTAGCTGAAGTGGTTGAGTTGTCGCAAATCTCCATCAACGTGATGAAGCTTCTGCTGCGCCGCACCGGCGACGATAAAACCATTAAATTCGATTCCGGGCAGTTCTTTGATCTGGAAATTCCCGACACGACCGTCACTCGTTCCTATTCCCCCGCCAACACCGCCAATAAAACCGGCGATCTGGAATTTTTGATTCGCATCGTGGATGGCGGCAAATTTTCAGAGTACTTAAAAAACGACGCCAAGCTGGGTCAGAGATTAAATGTCAAAGGCCCCTCGGGTATTTTCGGTTTGAAAGAAAACGGCTTTACCCCGCGCTATTTTGTAGCCGGCGGTACCGGACTGGCACCGATATTGTCGATGGTACGCAGGATGCAAGAATGGGAAGAGCCGCAAAAGTGCGTCATCTATTTTGGCGTTAATACCGAAGCCGAAATTTTCCATTTGGATGAGTTGAATCAGTTGGCGGCGCAAATGCCGACGCTGGAACTGAGAAACTGTGTCTGGAAATGTTCGGACGACTGGCATTGTGAAAAAGGCAGCGTGGTGGACATCCTGCGCCGTGATCTAAGTGATACCGGTGCCAAGCCTGATTTATACCTATGCGGGCCGCCGGGCATGGTCGACGCCACCTTTGCGGTGTGCGCCGAAATGGGTATCCCCAAGGAACGTATCTACCTTGAAAAATTCCTGCCCAGCGGGTCGCCATAA
- the groEL gene encoding chaperonin GroEL, translating into MSKHVIYNPEARQRLLQGINAVARAASVTLGSAGPAVMIQHRTDGIMPIFTRDGVTVANAIVMEDRIADLGARMLRDVAGAVSREVGDGTTTAIVLAQSLAVEALKSVAAGFHPMQLQKGMELALILVEQHLQKTAVTDSADDWVEKIALVASKGEAGVGKLLKQALAELGEAGTLTFQLGNGREDQLEIVEGIHYEQGFLSPYFITDKTRAEAVLERPYILLYDREISDFMDLVPILEEVAAAGRPLLVIAEALAEKALTGLLLNHVRGIFKVVAVKPPGFGDKRINRLSDLALLTGGTAILEAHANRLEDVTLAQLGQAQRAVIVEGSTTIVGAVGSREAVDARITALRRELALVRARKPGEGSATGNLHEAEELEERISVLSAKTGTFSVGGITDVEIKERLVRIENAYLSAKAALQEGVLPGGGVGLWRCMAVLDEVIAENAEQQQGIAIVKQALGAPLRQLLSNCCLNSEDILTRLASQTDPAFAVDMQLLNYGHFLEIGIIDPVKVVRMALRNAVSVVATLISSEAVIMNVPDLSIMAGYSPEWAAATREDPRM; encoded by the coding sequence ATGAGTAAACACGTTATTTACAACCCGGAAGCTCGGCAGCGTTTGCTGCAAGGTATCAATGCGGTGGCGCGAGCAGCTAGCGTTACGCTGGGTAGCGCCGGCCCTGCAGTGATGATTCAACACCGGACCGACGGCATCATGCCCATCTTTACCCGAGATGGCGTCACGGTTGCCAATGCCATCGTCATGGAAGATCGGATTGCCGATTTGGGCGCGCGCATGTTGCGGGATGTCGCCGGCGCGGTGTCTCGCGAAGTAGGCGACGGCACTACCACGGCTATTGTCCTGGCGCAAAGCCTGGCGGTGGAAGCGCTGAAAAGCGTCGCGGCCGGCTTTCATCCGATGCAATTGCAAAAGGGCATGGAGTTGGCCCTGATCTTGGTGGAGCAGCATTTGCAAAAAACCGCTGTCACTGACAGCGCGGATGACTGGGTCGAAAAGATTGCTTTGGTCGCGAGCAAAGGTGAGGCTGGTGTCGGCAAGTTGTTGAAACAGGCCTTGGCCGAGCTCGGCGAAGCGGGCACCTTGACCTTTCAACTCGGCAATGGCCGGGAAGATCAGCTGGAGATTGTGGAAGGTATCCATTACGAGCAGGGGTTTTTATCGCCCTATTTCATCACCGATAAAACCCGCGCCGAAGCGGTTTTGGAGCGGCCCTACATCCTGTTGTATGACCGGGAAATCAGCGACTTTATGGATCTGGTGCCTATTTTGGAGGAAGTTGCCGCGGCAGGCCGGCCATTATTGGTGATCGCCGAGGCCCTGGCTGAAAAGGCTTTAACCGGCTTATTGCTGAATCATGTGCGCGGCATCTTCAAAGTGGTGGCGGTCAAGCCGCCTGGCTTTGGCGACAAGCGTATCAATCGCCTGAGCGATTTGGCCTTGTTGACGGGCGGCACGGCTATTCTGGAGGCGCATGCCAATCGCCTGGAGGATGTCACGCTTGCGCAACTGGGTCAGGCGCAACGCGCGGTGATAGTGGAAGGCAGCACGACTATAGTCGGCGCCGTGGGTTCGCGCGAGGCGGTAGATGCGCGAATAACGGCGTTACGGCGCGAGTTGGCGCTGGTTCGTGCCCGCAAACCCGGCGAAGGCTCAGCCACCGGCAATTTACATGAAGCCGAAGAGTTGGAAGAGCGCATCTCGGTGTTATCGGCCAAGACCGGCACCTTCAGTGTCGGCGGCATCACCGACGTGGAGATCAAAGAGCGTCTAGTGCGGATCGAAAATGCTTATTTGTCCGCCAAGGCAGCGCTGCAAGAAGGGGTTTTGCCCGGCGGCGGTGTGGGCTTGTGGCGTTGCATGGCGGTGTTGGATGAAGTGATTGCCGAAAACGCCGAGCAGCAGCAAGGCATCGCCATCGTCAAGCAGGCGCTTGGCGCGCCCCTGCGCCAATTGTTGAGCAATTGTTGCCTTAATAGTGAAGACATCCTGACGCGCTTAGCCAGTCAGACTGACCCGGCATTTGCCGTGGATATGCAGCTTTTGAACTACGGACATTTTCTGGAGATTGGGATTATCGATCCCGTGAAAGTGGTACGCATGGCCTTACGAAATGCAGTGAGCGTGGTGGCTACCTTGATCAGCAGCGAGGCGGTAATCATGAACGTGCCGGACCTGTCCATCATGGCCGGCTATTCGCCGGAATGGGCTGCGGCTACTCGCGAAGATCCCCGTATGTAA
- a CDS encoding sigma-54-dependent Fis family transcriptional regulator, producing the protein MDIALHLPHNVKIIKEACAFKTSLAFEVDRPIQAWRWMAQSRCVPDHTDWVRPEVSESWRRCLEDYQLPLGNYVRWDHLNTATDPLPTFCNQAQRISDMLSRLGHQFDVFLKEAGVILVLTDANGHLLQVLGENPFASPFMRSLYEKHSRWSETVLGNNGIGTAAQLKKPIAFQGMEHFLSLLHPFTTVGYPLLDQNDNIQAVIGLISDRQESMNSLFAFLHLLCVLLNTNLPLTQNPVAQARVLEKIPFKLAKKPPSQHEAAMSEQLTALVDKAQKLQQHKIPILITGESGVGKDHFVNLLKHAGPRKNQPLIAINCASIPHDLIESELFGYEAGSFTGARSAGKPGKFLLADKGILFLDEIGDMSLDLQSTLLRVLETSEFTPVGGSKPIKVDVQIVAATNVPLLEAVEAGRFRRDLYYRLNGAQIHLPPLRERDDKLGIIHHILQRELANLPNPQAISICPSVIALIEQHPWPGNIRQLINVIRATLYTAGDTLITRQDLPLDFVEELGKVLPGIDNKASDNTLTYPISAAPGRTMTLEDWELHGIKASLRECAGNISLAAKNLGITRTTLYRKIERFGLDKIDWREHSKAG; encoded by the coding sequence ATGGATATTGCCTTGCACTTGCCCCACAACGTTAAAATCATCAAAGAAGCCTGCGCGTTCAAAACCTCACTAGCGTTTGAAGTTGACCGACCGATACAGGCCTGGCGCTGGATGGCGCAAAGCCGTTGCGTGCCCGATCATACGGACTGGGTACGCCCGGAGGTTTCGGAATCCTGGCGCCGCTGTCTGGAAGACTATCAATTGCCGTTAGGCAATTATGTGCGTTGGGATCATCTAAACACCGCCACCGACCCGCTTCCCACCTTCTGCAATCAGGCGCAACGCATTTCGGATATGCTCAGCCGCTTGGGGCACCAATTCGACGTATTTTTAAAGGAAGCCGGAGTGATATTGGTGCTTACGGACGCCAATGGGCACTTGCTACAAGTGTTAGGCGAAAATCCGTTTGCCAGTCCCTTTATGCGGAGTTTGTATGAAAAACACAGCCGCTGGAGCGAAACAGTCTTGGGCAACAACGGCATCGGCACCGCCGCCCAGCTAAAAAAACCGATTGCGTTTCAGGGCATGGAACATTTTTTAAGCCTGCTACACCCATTCACCACGGTCGGTTATCCCTTGTTGGACCAGAACGACAACATACAGGCCGTGATCGGCTTGATCAGCGATAGACAGGAAAGCATGAACTCCTTGTTCGCGTTCCTACATCTGCTCTGCGTACTGCTGAATACCAATCTGCCTTTAACGCAAAACCCGGTGGCACAGGCCCGAGTTTTGGAAAAAATTCCGTTCAAGCTGGCTAAAAAGCCGCCCAGCCAGCACGAAGCAGCGATGTCCGAACAATTAACGGCCTTGGTCGACAAAGCTCAGAAGCTACAGCAGCACAAAATCCCCATATTGATTACCGGCGAATCGGGTGTGGGCAAGGATCATTTCGTCAATCTGTTAAAACACGCCGGACCGAGAAAAAATCAGCCTTTGATCGCGATCAACTGCGCGTCGATTCCGCATGACTTGATCGAAAGCGAACTGTTCGGTTACGAAGCCGGCAGTTTCACCGGCGCTCGGAGTGCCGGCAAACCGGGGAAATTTCTGTTAGCCGACAAAGGTATTCTGTTTCTGGACGAAATCGGCGATATGAGTCTGGATTTGCAATCGACTTTGCTGCGAGTGCTGGAAACCTCGGAATTTACGCCAGTCGGCGGCAGCAAACCGATCAAGGTGGATGTGCAAATCGTCGCGGCTACCAACGTACCCTTGCTGGAAGCCGTCGAAGCCGGACGCTTCCGCCGCGATTTGTATTACCGGTTGAACGGCGCGCAAATTCATCTGCCGCCCTTGCGCGAGCGCGACGACAAGCTGGGCATCATTCATCACATCTTGCAGCGCGAACTGGCGAATCTGCCTAACCCGCAGGCGATTAGTATTTGCCCCAGCGTCATTGCCTTGATCGAGCAACACCCGTGGCCTGGCAATATCAGGCAATTGATCAACGTCATCAGAGCGACGCTATACACCGCCGGCGACACGCTGATTACCCGCCAGGATTTGCCGCTGGATTTTGTCGAGGAACTCGGTAAGGTGCTGCCGGGGATCGACAATAAAGCGTCGGACAACACGCTAACTTACCCAATATCGGCTGCTCCGGGCCGCACCATGACCCTGGAAGACTGGGAATTGCACGGCATCAAAGCCAGCCTGCGGGAATGTGCGGGCAATATTTCCTTGGCGGCGAAAAACCTGGGCATCACTCGTACCACGCTGTACCGGAAAATCGAGCGCTTCGGTCTGGATAAAATCGATTGGCGAGAGCATTCCAAGGCCGGCTAG
- the trpE gene encoding anthranilate synthase component I, whose protein sequence is MTPAEFTAYAQQGYNRIPICREVLADLDTPLSAYLKLADGAYSYLFESVHGGEQWGRYSIIGLPCKTRIKISGHSITVEKDGLDTQTFEHAQPLEWIEEFRQNYNVPDVPGLPRFNGGLVGYFGYETIGYIEPRLQPSGKPDPIGAPDILLMVSQDLLIFDNLSGKMLLLTHADPAQANAYENAKARLDELVVKLRELQANPQAHPAVKHVHEHDFVSGFTQQGYEDAVLKAKQYITDGDCMQVVLSQRMSIPFSASPLDLYRALRCLNPSPYMFYLNLADFHIVGSSPEILVRLEDNEITVRPIAGTRPRGATNEQDLELEKELLADPKEIAEHLMLIDLGRNDTGRVAQIGSVKLTDKMIVERYSHVMHIVSNVTGELQEGKNAFDVLAATFPAGTVSGAPKIRAMEIIDELEPVKRGIYSGAVGYISWSGNLDTAIAIRTAVIKDQTLHIQAGAGIVYDSVPRNEWDETMNKGRAVFRAVSMAEAGLGGKA, encoded by the coding sequence ATGACACCCGCCGAATTTACCGCATACGCCCAACAAGGCTACAACCGCATTCCGATCTGCCGCGAAGTGCTGGCCGATCTGGATACGCCGCTCAGCGCTTATTTAAAGCTGGCCGACGGCGCTTATTCCTATTTGTTCGAATCCGTACATGGCGGAGAACAGTGGGGACGGTATTCGATCATCGGCTTGCCTTGCAAAACCCGCATCAAAATCAGCGGCCATAGCATCACGGTCGAAAAAGACGGCCTGGACACTCAAACGTTTGAGCACGCCCAACCGCTGGAATGGATAGAAGAATTTCGGCAGAACTACAACGTGCCGGACGTGCCCGGTTTACCGCGTTTCAACGGCGGCCTGGTCGGTTATTTCGGTTACGAAACCATAGGCTACATCGAACCGCGTCTGCAACCCAGCGGCAAACCCGACCCTATCGGCGCGCCGGATATTCTATTGATGGTGTCGCAAGACTTGCTGATATTCGACAACCTGTCCGGCAAAATGCTGTTGCTGACCCATGCCGATCCGGCGCAAGCCAATGCCTACGAAAACGCCAAAGCCAGACTCGACGAACTGGTGGTGAAACTGCGCGAACTGCAAGCCAATCCGCAAGCGCATCCCGCCGTCAAACACGTGCACGAACACGATTTTGTATCCGGCTTTACCCAGCAAGGCTACGAAGACGCGGTGCTAAAAGCCAAGCAATACATCACCGACGGCGATTGCATGCAGGTGGTGTTGTCGCAGCGCATGTCGATTCCGTTCAGCGCCTCGCCGCTGGATTTGTATCGGGCTTTACGCTGCCTGAATCCGTCGCCGTATATGTTTTATTTGAATCTGGCCGATTTTCATATCGTCGGTTCCTCGCCGGAAATTCTGGTGCGCCTGGAAGACAACGAAATCACCGTCAGACCCATCGCCGGTACAAGACCGCGCGGTGCGACAAACGAACAAGATTTGGAGCTGGAAAAAGAACTGCTGGCCGATCCAAAAGAGATTGCCGAGCACTTGATGCTGATCGACCTGGGCCGCAACGACACCGGCCGGGTCGCGCAAATCGGCAGCGTCAAACTGACCGATAAAATGATTGTCGAACGTTATTCGCATGTGATGCACATCGTTTCCAACGTCACCGGCGAATTGCAGGAAGGCAAAAACGCCTTCGACGTACTGGCTGCCACCTTCCCGGCCGGCACCGTCAGCGGCGCACCGAAAATTCGCGCAATGGAAATCATCGACGAACTGGAACCTGTCAAGCGCGGTATTTATTCCGGCGCGGTCGGCTACATTTCCTGGTCCGGCAATCTGGATACCGCCATCGCCATCCGCACGGCGGTGATTAAAGATCAAACCTTACACATTCAAGCCGGCGCCGGCATCGTTTACGATTCCGTGCCGCGCAACGAATGGGATGAAACAATGAACAAAGGCCGCGCGGTGTTCCGCGCCGTCAGCATGGCCGAAGCCGGCCTCGGAGGCAAAGCATGA
- a CDS encoding anthranilate synthase component II, producing the protein MSGVRLVMVDNYDSFTYNLVQYFGELGAEVVVVRNDEVTVEDIEGLRPDKLVISPGPCTPKEAGISVDTIHRYAGKYPILGVCLGHQSIGYAFGGNIIHAKQIMHGKTSPVYHKDAGVFKGLGNPFTATRYHSLVIEQTSLPDCLEITAWTQDEAGNIDEIMGVRHKTLDIEGVQFHPESILTEHGHDMLRNFLVR; encoded by the coding sequence ATGAGCGGCGTCAGATTGGTGATGGTTGACAATTACGATTCGTTCACCTACAACCTGGTGCAATATTTCGGCGAACTTGGCGCCGAGGTGGTGGTGGTGCGTAACGACGAAGTGACGGTGGAGGACATCGAAGGGCTGCGTCCCGACAAACTCGTGATTTCCCCCGGCCCCTGCACACCCAAAGAAGCTGGTATTTCCGTGGACACCATCCACCGCTACGCCGGCAAATATCCGATTCTGGGCGTCTGTTTAGGGCATCAAAGTATAGGCTACGCCTTTGGCGGGAATATCATCCACGCCAAGCAAATCATGCACGGCAAGACTTCACCGGTTTATCACAAGGATGCCGGCGTGTTTAAAGGCCTGGGCAACCCGTTCACCGCGACCCGCTATCATTCGCTGGTCATCGAACAAACCAGCTTGCCGGATTGCCTGGAAATAACAGCCTGGACCCAGGACGAGGCCGGTAACATCGACGAAATCATGGGTGTAAGGCATAAAACCCTGGATATAGAAGGTGTGCAATTCCACCCCGAGTCGATTCTGACCGAGCATGGGCACGATATGTTGCGGAATTTTTTGGTGCGATGA
- a CDS encoding RES family NAD+ phosphorylase yields MNFKSRDSYWKFCQATKHGNRYIHSKEVEDFFKAVLDTVIEREADTIEAGSCLWRAQLEHDLQAIKDDREEKIDELPYPYPQGRMKPIPSKASEGRANPRGIPYLYLASDEKTAMSEVRPWLGAIISVGQFKTTKTLRLVDCSIQHETSKDPYSGTNIRPILDKELSVWKDINNAFSKPVNSNDQALDYIPTQILAELFKSNGYDGIVYKSSFAAGFNIVLFDLDLANLINCFLYEVGSIDLSFKSMPNSYYIEDNSN; encoded by the coding sequence ATGAACTTTAAGTCACGTGATAGCTATTGGAAATTTTGCCAGGCAACAAAGCATGGAAACCGCTATATCCATAGCAAAGAAGTTGAAGATTTTTTTAAAGCAGTTTTGGATACAGTCATAGAAAGGGAGGCTGACACAATCGAAGCCGGTTCTTGCTTATGGCGCGCGCAGTTAGAACATGATTTGCAAGCTATAAAAGACGACAGAGAAGAAAAAATAGACGAACTACCATACCCATATCCTCAAGGACGGATGAAGCCCATCCCCTCCAAAGCTTCAGAAGGGCGAGCAAATCCGAGAGGCATACCTTATCTGTATTTAGCCTCTGATGAGAAAACCGCCATGTCGGAAGTAAGGCCATGGTTGGGAGCAATAATTTCTGTCGGTCAATTTAAAACAACAAAAACCTTACGATTGGTTGACTGCTCTATTCAACATGAAACGTCTAAAGATCCATATTCCGGAACTAATATTCGGCCTATATTGGATAAAGAATTGTCAGTTTGGAAAGATATCAACAATGCGTTTTCTAAACCGGTTAATTCAAACGATCAGGCACTCGACTATATTCCAACGCAAATCCTTGCAGAACTATTCAAGTCGAATGGCTATGACGGTATTGTCTATAAAAGCTCGTTCGCTGCAGGTTTTAATATCGTTCTTTTTGATTTGGATTTAGCCAATTTAATAAATTGTTTTCTTTACGAAGTTGGCTCTATTGACTTGAGTTTCAAAAGTATGCCCAATTCGTATTACATTGAGGACAACTCTAACTAG
- a CDS encoding clan AA aspartic protease, whose product MGLTYASLRLTNLFNRKQVEINALVDTGATFMCVTEEIALQLGFDITEVSQQVVTLADGHQRKVPKIAPIEIAFANRTYVTEAVVLGNEPLLGVIPMEAMDLIVDPRQQVLIVNPQHPNYPVALAK is encoded by the coding sequence ATGGGCCTGACTTACGCCTCGTTAAGATTAACCAACCTCTTCAACCGCAAACAAGTTGAGATCAATGCGTTGGTCGATACCGGCGCAACCTTTATGTGCGTAACTGAAGAAATCGCCTTACAGCTGGGTTTCGATATTACTGAAGTCAGCCAACAGGTAGTGACCCTGGCCGATGGTCATCAGCGCAAAGTACCCAAAATAGCCCCCATCGAAATCGCGTTTGCCAATCGAACCTATGTAACCGAGGCTGTGGTATTGGGCAACGAGCCTTTGCTAGGTGTTATTCCCATGGAAGCAATGGATTTAATCGTCGACCCCCGTCAGCAAGTACTGATAGTCAATCCGCAGCATCCGAACTATCCGGTAGCTTTGGCTAAATAG